The following are encoded together in the Brassica napus cultivar Da-Ae chromosome A9, Da-Ae, whole genome shotgun sequence genome:
- the LOC106366380 gene encoding MLO-like protein 8, with the protein MLGIFLCLWWFFASTVVVVVTASDEKTEVQRELNQTPTWAVAGVCTFFIVVSVVLEKLIHKVGTVLWDRHKKALLDALEKIKSELMVLGFISLLLTFGSSYILKICIPSHVAHTMLPCPAPAPLDKEEDDKGEGHRKLLWFEHRFLSETSSTKCKEGYEQLISSEALHQLHILIFFLAIFHVVYSFLTMMLGRLKIRGWKHWEKETSSHHYEFSTDTSRFRLTHETSFVREHTSFWTRIPFFFYVECFFRQFFRSVGRTDYLTLRNGFIAVHLAPGSQFNFQKYIKRSLEDDFKLVVGVSPVLWASFVLFLLLNVEGFKILYIGSALPVIIILAVGTKLQAIMTRMALGITDKHAVVQGMPLVQGNDEYFWFRRPQLILHLIHFALFQNAFQITYFFWIWYSFGKNSCYHPDFKIALVKVAIALGVLCLCSYITLPLYALVTQMGSRMKKSVFDEQTSKALKKWRMAVKKKKGGKASTTTKRLGGDGSVSPTASTVRSSLSIRSLQRYKTTGHSMRYEGLDPETSDLDTDNEALTPPMSPAMPTAQGIELAVKVEQDKLETKTGETSHDGENHSKEFSFVKPAPLKEPSQDR; encoded by the exons ATGTTAGGAATCTTTCTCTGTCTCTGGTGGTTCTTTGCTTCCACGGTGGTGGTGGTTGTTACGGCGTCGGATGAGAAGACAGAGGTGCAGAGAGAGCTTAATCAGACGCCCACTTGGGCTGTTGCTGGTGTTTGCACCTTCTTCATCGTTGTCTCTGTTGTTCTTGAAAAGCTGATTCACAAAGTTGGAACG GTTCTATGGGACCGTCACAAGAAAGCTCTTCTCGATGCCTTGGAGAAGATCAAATCAG AGCTGATGGTGCTTGGATTCATCTCTTTGCTTCTTACATTCGGATCAAGCTACATTTTGAAGATTTGTATCCCTTCTCATGTTGCTCACACCATGCTCCCATGCCCTGCTCCTGCTCCCCTTGATAAGGAGGAAGATGATAAAGGAGAAGGTCATAGGAAGCTCTTGTGGTTTGAGCACAGGTTCCTATCAGAAACATCTTCCACAAAATGCAAAGAG GGTTATGAACAGCTGATCTCTAGCGAGGCACTTCATCAGTTGCATatactcatattcttcttaGCTATTTTCCACGTTGTTTACAGCTTCTTGACCATGATGCTTGGGAGGTTAAAG ATTCGAGGATGGAAACACTGGGAGAAAGAGACATCATCCCATCACTACGAGTTTTCTACAG ATACTTCTAGATTTAGGCTCACTCACGAAACATCTTTCGTGAGAGAGCACACTAGCTTCTGGACTAGGATTCCATTCTTCTTCTATGTA GAATGTTTTTTCAGACAATTTTTCAGATCTGTCGGAAGAACAGACTACTTGACATTGAGAAATGGATTCATAGCT GTTCATCTAGCTCCAGGGAGTCAATTCAACTTCCAGAAGTATATTAAAAGATCCTTAGAGGATGATTTCAAGTTGGTCGTCGGAGTCAG CCCTGTCCTGTGGGCATCTTTTGTCCTTTTCCTACTCCTAAATGTTGAAG GCTTCAAGATCTTATACATCGGATCTGCACTGCCTGTTATT ATAATCTTAGCTGTGGGGACAAAGCTTCAAGCAATCATGACAAGGATGGCTCTGGGGATCACGGATAAGCACGCAGTGGTTCAAGGAATGCCACTTGTACAAGGCAACGATGAGTACTTCTGGTTCCGTCGTCCACAGTTGATTCTCCATCTCATCCATTTCGCCTTGTTTCAG AACGCGTTTCAGATCACATACTTCTTCTGGATATGG TATTCCTTTGGGAAGAACTCTTGCTACCATCCTGACTTCAAGATTGCCCTTGTAAAAGTAGCCATAGC TCTTGGAGTCTTATGCCTTTGCAGCTACATCACACTCCCTCTTTACGCACTCGTTACTCAG ATGGGCTCACGGATGAAGAAATCTGTATTCGACGAACAAACATCAAAGGCCCTCAAGAAATGGAGAATGgccgtgaagaagaagaaaggcgGGAAAGCTAGCACCACCACCAAGAGGCTAGGTGGAGACGGAAGCGTGAGCCCTACGGCGTCAACGGTTAGGTCTTCTCTGTCCATAAGGTCATTGCAGCGCTATAAAACCACAGGGCATTCGATGAGATACGAAGGACTTGACCCTGAAACATCGGATCTTGACACAGACAACGAAGCTTTGACTCCGCCCATGTCTCCAGCCATGCCAACGGCTCAAGGTATTGAGCTTGCGGTGAAGGTTGAGCAAGATAAACTAGAGACCAAGACTGGTGAGACTAGCCATGACGGTGAAAATCATTCTAAGGAGTTCTCCTTTGTCAAGCCTGCACCGCTTAAAGAACCATCGCAAGACCGGTGA
- the LOC106402241 gene encoding plant intracellular Ras-group-related LRR protein 5-like has product MMMDKRLDSMNQVVEEIMSIHRSLPPRPDIDDVEAATSLIQNVENDDQSRLDAVDREIKSSGVPQELFDVLQEMRRGLVRFQSKEQKREAAKVLDLESAHVLFGELIQRAYANLSRPPLAPVVSPASLYCSDEALVKSKEMFTRDDTFVNKVKSSLYSDGFLAPRKPQALDSTTLQAKNLTGHDGEKLSLIKLATLIEVSAKKATQELNLQHKLMDNLEWLPDSLGKLSSLVRLDLSENCIMSLPATIGGLLSLTRLDLHSNRIGQLPESIGNLMNLVNLNLSGNQLTSLPSSLSRLVNLEELDLSSNSLSVLPETIGSLVSLEKLDVETNNIEEIPHSISGCSSLKELRVDYNRLKALPEAVGKITTLEILTVRYNNIRQLPTTMSSMANLKELDVSFNELESVPESLCHATTLVKLNIGNNFANLRSLPGLIGNLEKLEELDMSNNQIRYLPYSFKALSQLRVLHTQQNPLEELPRDIIKKGAQAVVQYMNDLVEARNTKCQRTKQNKSWVDRICFLCKSTN; this is encoded by the exons atgatgatggatAAACGCTTGGATTCGATGAATCAGGTGGTGGAAGAGATCATGAGCATCCACAGATCCTTACCGCCTAGACCAGACATCGACGACGTCGAAGCCGCGACTTCTCTCATACAGAACGTCGAAAACGACGACCAGAGCCGCTTGGACGCCGTCGATAGAGAGATCAAAAGCTCCGGCGTTCCTCAGGAGCTTTTCGACGTGCTGCAGGAGATGAGGAGAGGTCTTGTTCGTTTCCAGAGTAAAGAGCAGAAGCGAGAGGCCGCGAAAGTGCTCGATCTCGAATCTGCACACGTCCTGTTCGGCGAATTGATTCAGAGAGCTTATGCGAATCTCTCTCGGCCTCCGCTAGCGCCGGTTGTTTCTCCGGCGAGTTTGTATTGTTCTGATGAGGCTCTTGTCAAGTCCAAGGAGATGTTCACGCGCGACGATACGTTTGTTAACAAGGTCAAATCTTCGCTCTATAGTGACGGTTTCTTAGCTCCTCGCAAGCCTCAGGCTTTGGATTCAACAACACTTCAGGCTAAGAACCTCACTG GCCATGATGGGGAGAAGCTGAGTCTCATAAAGCTTGCAACTTTGATTGAAGTGTCCGCCAAGAAAGCTACTCAGGAGCTGAACCTGCAGCACAAGCTGATGGATAATCTCGAGTGGCTTCCTGATTCTCTAGGAAAGTTATCGAGTCTCGTTAGGCTGGATCTGTCTGAGAATTGCATCATGTCACTACCAGCGACCATAGGAGGGCTTCTGTCTTTGACGAGGCTCGATTTGCATTCGAATAGAATCGGTCAGCTTCCTGAGTCTATAGGAAATTTGATGAACTTGGTCAACCTGAACCTTAGTGGAAACCAGTTGACGTCTCTACCATCGTCTCTGAGTAGATTGGTCAATCTCGAGGAGCTTGATTTGAGCTCTAATAGCCTCTCTGTTCTCCCTGAAACCATTGGTTCCCTCGTGAGCCTCGAGAAGCTAGACGTTGAAACAAACAATATCGAAGAGATTCCTCATAGTATCTCGGGTTGTTCTTCCTTGAAAGAGCTCCGTGTAGATTACAACAGGCTTAAAGCTCTTCCGGAAGCTGTTGGGAAGATAACTACCTTGGAGATTTTGACCGTCCGTTACAATAACATTCGGCAGTTACCTACGACAATGTCCTCCATGGCTAACCTCAAAGAGCTTGATGTGAGTTTCAACGAGCTTGAGTCTGTACCAGAGAGCTTGTGTCACGCTACAACGCTTGTTAAGCTGAACATTGGGAACAATTTTGCCAACCTGAGATCACTCCCGGGGTTGATAGGCAACCTTGAGAAGCTGGAAGAGCTTGATATGAGCAATAACCAGATCCGTTACCTTCCTTACTCTTTCAAAGCGCTTTCACAGCTGCGTGTTCTTCACACACAGCAAAATCCACTTGAAGAGCTTCCAAGGGATATAATCAAAAAGGGGGCTCAG GCCGTGGTTCAGTACATGAATGATCTAGTGGAGGCAAGAAACACCAAATGTCAAAGAACTAAGCAGAATAAGAGTTGGGTCGACAGAATCTGCTTCCTCTGCAAGTCCACCAACTAG
- the LOC106366378 gene encoding exosome complex exonuclease RRP44 homolog A, translated as MLQSKVFNKKTRGGRIQKQVREVYLRDDIYCGAFSCKSCDTSAARLSSPKIIVVDTNVVLHQIDLLENQAIDNVVVLSVVLDEVKNRNKSVYNRIRTLCSNPVKQFYVFSNHVHKDTYVQAMERETANDHNDRAIRVATLWYQKHLGDTSQVLLVTNDRENKRKAIEEGISAETIEAYVKSIGQPELLDLLAQPTGEDVTMEDADDSRPSKRKLVYLEHKPMSEITAGLHRGIYHQGKLRVNRFNPFEAYVGSESIGEEIIIYGRSNMNRAFDGDIVAVELLPRDQWQGEKALSIAEEDEEEEDDTVHLAPNSADDAPRTSNLAQVTSGDKNANPARPSGRVVGVIRRNWHSYCGSLEPMSLPAGSGGTAHALFVSKDRRIPKIRINTRQLENLLDMRIVVAVDSWDRQSRYPSGHYVRPIGKIGDRETETEVVLIENDVDYSPFSSQVLACLPPLPWSVSAEDVSSPVRQDLRHLLVFSVDPPGCKDIDDALHCTSLPNGNFELGVHIADVTNFVHPGTPLDDEASKRGTSVYLVDRRIDMLPKPLTEDICSLRADVERLAFSVIWEMSPGAEIISTRFTKSIIKSSAALSYVEAQARMDDSRLTDPVTTDLRNMNALAKIMRQRRIDRGALTLASAEVKFQIDTETHDPLDIGMYQIREANQMVEEFMLAANVSVAEQILKLFPSCSLLRRHPTPTREMLEPLLRTAAAIGLSLDVSSSKALADSLDRAVGEDPYFNKLIRILATRCMTQAVYFCSGDLSPPEYLHYGLAAPLYTHFTSPIRRYADVFVHRLLAASLGIYKLPTVFQDRPQLTSVADNLNYRHRNAQMASRASVELHTLIYFKNRPTDAEARVVKIRSNGFIVFVPKYGIEGPVYLTAKGEKGVGDWYVDEEKQKIVKMDGSLSYSVLQTVRIHMEVVEPQPNRPKLELTLL; from the exons atgttgcaGAGCAAGGTTTTCAATAAGAAGACCAGAGGAGGTCGTATTCAAAAG CAAGTGAGAGAGGTTTATCTACGAGATGACATATACTGTGGAGCCTTTTCCTGCAAGTCTTGCGATACTTCAGCTGCTCGTCTGTCCTCCCCTAAGATTATTGTTGTCGATACCAACGTCGTTCTTCACCAA attGATTTGTTGGAGAATCAGGCAATAGACAATGTTGTTGTTCTCTCTGTGGTGCTGGACGAGGTTAAGAACAGGAACAAATCTGTTTACAACAGAATCAGAACTCTCTGCAGCAATCCTGTCAAGCAATTCTATGTTTTCTCCAATCATGTCCACAA GGATACTTATGTGCAGGCCATGGAGAGAGAGACTGCCAATGACCACAATGATAGAG CTATTCGTGTCGCTACGCTATGGTACCAGAAGCATCTAGGGGATACATCTCAGGTGTTACTTGTCACTAATGACAGAGAGAATAAACGGAAAGCCATTGAAGAGGGAATATCTGCAGAGACAA TTGAGGCTTATGTAAAATCAATTGGGCAACCTGAATTGCTGGACCTGCTTGCTCAACCAACCGGTGAAGACGTCACTATGGAAGACGCGGATGATTCCAGACCTTCCAAGAGGAAACTTGTATACCTAGAG CATAAACCCATGTCTGAAATTACTGCTGGCTTGCACCGTGGAATATATCATCAAGGGAAACTGCGTGTCAACCGTTTCAATCCCTTTGAAGCTTATGTTGGAAGCGAGAGCATTGGGGAAGAGATTATTATCTATGGGCGCAGCAACATGAACAGGGCTTTCGATGGTGATATTGTTGCTGTAGAGCTCTTGCCTCGTGATCAATGGCAAGGGGAGAAGGCGTTGTCTATAGCTGAAGAAG atgaggaggaagaggatGATACTGTTCATTTGGCTCCCAACAGTGCTGATGATGCTCCTAGAACCTCAAATTTAGCCCAAGTAACTTCTGGTGATAAAAATGCTAACCCTGCTCGTCCTTCAGGTCGTGTAGTTGGTGTTATCCGTAGAAATTGGCACTC CTATTGTGGATCTCTTGAACCAATGTCCCTACCTGCTGGAAGTGGTGGAACGGCGCATGCTTTATTCGTCTCTAAAGATCGAAGAATTCCCAAGATTCGCATTAACACTCGTCAGCTTGAGAACCTTTTGGATATGAGGATAGTAGTGGCAGTTGATTCATGGGACCGCCAATCTCGGTATCCTTCTGGCCATTATGTACGACCAATCGGCAAAATAGGTGACAGGGAGACTGAGACAGAG GTTGTCTTGATAGAGAACGATGTTGACTACTCGCCATTCTCTTCTCAAGTTCTGGCATGCTTGCCACCCTTACCTTGGTCTGTATCTGCTGAAGACGTCTCCAGTCCTGTTAGGCAAGACTTACGACATTTGCTTGTATTTAGTGTGGACCCTCCGG GCTGCAAGGATATTGATGATGCATTGCACTGTACATCGCTTCCAAACGGGAACTTTGAACTTGGAGTCC ACATTGCGGATGTAACAAACTTTGTACACCCTGGTACTCCTTTGGATGATGAGGCATCAAAAAGAGGCACATCTGTCTACCTTGTCGACCGCCGCATTGACATGCTTCCCAAGCCTTTAACTGAAG ATATTTGCTCGCTTAGAGCTGATGTGGAAAGACTTGCATTCTCGGTTATTTGG GAAATGAGCCCTGGAGCTGAAATTATCTCAACGAGATTTACAAAGAGCATAATCAAGTCTTCTGCAGCATTGTCCTATGTTGAAGCTCAGGCTCGGATGGATGACAG CCGATTGACAGACCCCGTGACTACTGATCTGAGGAACATGAATGCTTTGGCAAAG ATAATGAGGCAAAGGCGTATCGATAGGGGAGCCTTAACTCTTGCGTCTGCAGAAGTTAAATTTCAGATTGATACTGAGACTCATGATCCTCTTGACATTG GCATGTATCAGATCCGGGAAGCAAACCAAATGGTTGAGGAATTCATGCTTGCTGCAAATGTTTCAGTCGCTGAACAAATTCTTAAACTATTCCCTTCTTGTTCACTATTGAG GCGTCATCCTACCCCAACAAGAGAAATGCTTGAACCGCTGTTGCGTACTGCTGCAGCTATTGGACTTAGCTTAGATGTCTCTTCATCTAAAGCTTTGGCTGATTCACTGGACCGAGCTgtg GGTGAGGATCCATATTTCAATAAGCTGATCAGGATATTGGCAACTAGGTGCATGACACAG GCTGTGTACTTCTGCAGTGGGGATCTCAGTCCTCCAGAGTATCTCCATTATGGACTTGCAGCACCCTTATATACTCATTTTACATCTCCTATCCGAAGATATGCTG ATGTCTTTGTGCACAGATTACTTGCCGCGTCATTAGGAATATACAAGCTTCCAACGGTGTTCCAAGATAGACCTCAACTTACTAGCGTTGCTGATA ATTTGAACTATCGGCATAGGAATGCCCAGATGGCAAGTCGAGCTTCAGTAGAGCTGCACACCCTCATATACTTCAAAAACCG ACCCACAGATGCAGAGGCAAGAGTTGTGAAGATAAGATCCAATGGTTTTATAGTATTCGTCCCAAA GTATGGAATCGAAGGCCCTGTTTACTTAACAGCAAAAGGTGAGAAAGGAGTTGGTGACTGGTACGTAGATGAGGAGAAGCAGAAGATTGTTAAGATGGATGGAAGTTTATCTTACAGTGTCTTGCAAACTGTGAGGATTCACATGGAGGTAGTGGAGCCTCAGCCTAACCGACCCAAACTCGAACTCACCCTTTTGTAA
- the LOC106366379 gene encoding protein PIN-LIKES 5-like, with protein MGFWSLLEVASMPVIQVLIISLVGAYLATDRCKLFPVEARNSMNKVVFVIFAPALMFANLAQTVTLQDMVSWWFMPVNMGLTFLIGGLLGWMVVKILKPPPYLEGLIVATCSSGNMGNLPIILVPAICDEDKSPFGNRSVCRTVGLSYASFSMALGGFYIWTYTFRLIKGSAMKFKEMEESEKTAIKSSNSDLEADHKTKLLGAPEGELVKKETGFWRKGVDFLHEILEELRAPPTVGAIIGFIFGAVTWLRNLIIGDDAPLRIVQATAKLLGDGTIPCMTIILGGNLIQGLRSSAVKPVVVLGIVCVRYIILPIIGIGVVKTAESFGFLPADPLFQYVLMLQFTLPPAMNIGTMTQLYNVGQDECSVLMLWTYLIAILALTVWSTIFLHLLV; from the exons ATGGGGTTTTGGTCATTGTTGGAGGTGGCTTCTATGCCAGTGATTCAAGTCCTCATAATAAGTCTTGTTGGAGCTTACTTGGCCACTGATCGATGCAAGCTCTTTCCTGTTGAAGCCCGTAATTCCATGAACAAG GTGGTGTTTGTAATATTTGCACCGGCTCTCATGTTTGCAAATCTAGCCCAGACGGTCACACTTCAGGACATGGTCTCATG GTGGTTTATGCCGGTGAATATGGGACTTACATTCTTAATCGGAGGACTTCTTGGTTGGATGGTTGTCAAGATTCTGAAACCACCTCCTTATCTTGAAGGTCTTATTGTTGCAACTTGTTCTTCAG GAAATATGGGGAACCTACCAATCATACTTGTCCCAGCAATCTGCGACGAGGACAAGAGTCCATTTGGTAACCGTAGTGTATGCAGAACCGTTGGTCTCTCTTACGCGTCTTTCTCCATGGCG CTAGGGGGTTTCTACATATGGACTTACACATTCCGGCTTATAAAAGGATCGGcaatgaagttcaaagagatggAAGAATCTGAGAAAACAGCAATCAAATCATCCAATAGTGACTTAGAGGCTGATCACAAGACCAAACTTCTAGGTGCACCTGAAGGCGAGCTCGTAAAGAAAGAGACAGGGTTTTGGAGAAAAGGAGTTGACTTCCTCCATGAAATATTGGAGGAGCTTCGTGCACCACCTACAGTTGGTGCA ATCATCGGTTTCATCTTTGGCGCTGTCACATGGCTCAGAAATCTTATCATTGGTGATGATGCTCCTTTAAGAATAGTCCAAGCCACAGCAAAACTTCTTGG CGATGGGACCATTCCTTGTATGACAATTATACTAGGAGGCAACCTCATTCAAG GTTTACGTTCTTCGGCAGTCAAACCGGTGGTTGTTCTTGGAATAGTGTGTGTTCGCTACATAATTCTCCCAATCATTGGCATAGGCGTTGTAAAAACAGCTGAGAGTTTCGGGTTTCTCCCAGCGGATCCTCTGTTTCAGTATGTTTTAATGCTTCAGTTCACACTCCCACCTGCCATGAATATCG GTACCATGACACAGCTGTATAATGTTGGACAAGACGAGTGCTCAGTGCTCATGCTTTGGACATACTTGATCGCCATTCTTGCCCTCACTGTTTGGTCCACAATCTTCCTTCACTTGTTAGTCTAG